A genome region from Flavobacterium sp. CFS9 includes the following:
- a CDS encoding S28 family serine protease, with protein sequence MKSIQRLVLVLGVVLSSYFVSAQGKSDLYQKLTVLFPKAEITTIENLEGYAESYQLILDEPLDHKNPQKGTFKHYVYLSHLNFNNPTVIETHGYNTNNIKSEVSKLLNANQIAVEYRFYGKSRPEPLPWEYLTNDQAIADYHDLVTKLKQLYTGKWISTGISKGGETALIYKSKYPNDVDVAMPYVAPLINTQEDPRTVEHTKIVGTAECRDKITAFQRAVLENRVAVLKEFKQYAEEKKMTFTEVPLAEALEYAVLEFPFSFWQWGGKCEAIPAVTASPKELFAYLDEVSGVRTYNDKMYFHYLPSYYQHLKELGYYGFDFSPVADLLQVVKSTSNDRFAPKGVVIKYNPKYIKEVRKYVENKGSKILYIYGGYDTWYSCAPAPDSKLDALKMVLPGGSHTTRVKDFPESDKKRIMETLSRWLDLKTPNDKAEIN encoded by the coding sequence ATGAAAAGTATACAGCGTTTAGTATTGGTTCTGGGGGTTGTTCTGAGTTCGTATTTTGTATCAGCACAGGGTAAATCAGATTTGTACCAGAAGCTCACGGTATTGTTTCCGAAAGCCGAAATCACTACAATAGAAAATTTAGAAGGTTATGCAGAATCCTATCAATTGATTTTAGACGAACCTTTAGATCATAAAAACCCGCAGAAAGGAACTTTCAAGCATTATGTTTACCTCTCGCATCTGAATTTTAATAATCCTACGGTGATTGAAACTCATGGTTACAATACCAATAATATCAAAAGCGAGGTGAGTAAATTGTTAAACGCAAATCAGATTGCAGTCGAATACCGATTCTACGGAAAGTCACGACCGGAACCGCTTCCATGGGAATATTTAACAAATGATCAGGCCATTGCGGATTACCATGATCTTGTGACAAAACTGAAACAGCTGTACACCGGAAAATGGATTTCGACCGGAATAAGCAAAGGCGGAGAAACAGCTTTGATTTACAAATCAAAATATCCAAATGATGTTGATGTGGCCATGCCTTATGTTGCTCCGCTAATTAATACGCAGGAAGATCCCCGAACAGTAGAGCATACTAAAATAGTGGGGACGGCAGAATGCAGGGATAAAATTACAGCCTTTCAGAGAGCGGTTTTAGAAAACAGAGTAGCTGTTTTAAAGGAGTTCAAACAATATGCAGAAGAGAAGAAAATGACTTTTACAGAAGTGCCTCTTGCTGAAGCATTAGAATATGCGGTTTTAGAATTCCCTTTTTCTTTCTGGCAATGGGGAGGGAAATGCGAGGCTATCCCGGCAGTAACGGCAAGCCCGAAAGAATTGTTTGCTTATTTGGATGAGGTTTCAGGTGTGAGAACTTATAATGATAAGATGTATTTTCATTATCTGCCGTCTTATTACCAGCATTTAAAAGAATTGGGATACTATGGTTTTGATTTTTCTCCGGTTGCCGATTTGCTTCAAGTGGTAAAAAGTACTTCCAATGATCGATTTGCGCCTAAAGGAGTAGTGATCAAATACAATCCAAAATACATCAAAGAAGTGCGAAAATATGTAGAAAACAAAGGAAGCAAAATTTTGTACATCTACGGTGGTTATGACACCTGGTATTCTTGTGCTCCAGCACCTGATTCCAAATTGGATGCGTTAAAAATGGTTCTCCCTGGAGGAAGTCATACTACGAGAGTAAAAGATTTTCCGGAGAGCGATAAGAAGCGAATCATGGAAACATTGTCAAGATGGCTCGATTTAAAAACACCTAATGATAAAGCTGAAATAAATTAA
- a CDS encoding M24 family metallopeptidase — protein sequence MTIGVGGSNAIAELEKIQNMTLNVKPIQPEEYQMRIQKAVSLMKTAGFKSLFVNAGTNLYYFTGTKWNPSERMVGALLFEDGSLEYIVPKFEEGTFRKFMKIEGHLNCWEEHESPSVLFGKILQEKGVNSGKIALDESAGYFLADAIVKANPNYEFENSQSVTTGCRIQKSANEIAIIQQAKEITMVVQRAAARILYPGIKAETVVDFINQAHIKAGISSGSYFCIVLFADDSQYPHGVTTPQDLKDNDVVLIDTGCRLEGYLSDITRTYVYGTPTEAHIKIWNLEKAAQKAAFDAAQLGATCGSVDDAARKVIAAGGLSADYELPGLPHRVGHGTGLDIHEHPYLVRGNPTILQEGMVVSNEPMLCIPGQFGIRHEDHFYMTAEGPKWFTTPMHSIDNPFGIDVN from the coding sequence ATGACCATTGGAGTTGGCGGATCTAACGCAATTGCAGAATTAGAAAAAATACAAAACATGACCCTGAATGTAAAGCCCATTCAGCCGGAGGAATATCAAATGCGTATTCAGAAGGCAGTGTCGCTTATGAAAACAGCAGGATTTAAGTCCTTATTCGTGAACGCAGGAACCAATTTATACTACTTCACCGGAACTAAATGGAATCCTTCTGAAAGAATGGTTGGCGCCTTACTATTTGAAGACGGCAGTCTGGAATATATTGTTCCAAAATTTGAAGAAGGTACTTTCAGAAAATTCATGAAAATTGAAGGCCATTTGAATTGCTGGGAGGAACATGAATCGCCTTCTGTTTTATTTGGAAAAATACTTCAGGAGAAAGGTGTCAATAGCGGTAAAATTGCACTGGACGAATCTGCGGGTTATTTTTTAGCAGATGCTATTGTAAAAGCCAATCCAAATTATGAATTCGAAAATTCTCAATCCGTTACAACCGGTTGTCGTATACAGAAGTCAGCAAATGAAATTGCCATCATCCAACAAGCCAAAGAAATTACAATGGTGGTTCAGCGTGCCGCAGCACGTATTTTGTATCCGGGTATAAAAGCCGAAACGGTTGTCGATTTCATCAATCAGGCACATATTAAAGCGGGAATTTCTTCGGGATCTTACTTTTGTATTGTACTCTTTGCCGATGACTCTCAATATCCACATGGGGTTACCACTCCTCAGGATTTAAAAGATAATGATGTTGTACTTATTGACACTGGCTGTCGTCTTGAAGGCTATCTGTCCGATATCACCCGAACTTATGTGTACGGAACTCCAACGGAAGCACACATCAAAATCTGGAATTTAGAAAAGGCTGCACAAAAAGCCGCTTTTGACGCTGCACAACTAGGAGCAACTTGTGGTTCTGTCGATGATGCCGCACGCAAAGTAATTGCAGCAGGCGGTTTGAGTGCCGATTACGAATTGCCGGGCTTACCTCATCGCGTTGGCCACGGAACGGGACTGGATATTCACGAACACCCCTATTTAGTAAGAGGCAATCCTACTATTCTGCAAGAAGGAATGGTGGTTAGTAACGAACCTATGCTTTGTATTCCGGGTCAATTTGGAATTCGTCATGAAGATCATTTTTACATGACGGCTGAAGGTCCAAAATGGTTCACGACTCCAATGCACAGTATTGACAATCCATTTGGCATTGACGTCAATTAA